The Trichoderma breve strain T069 chromosome 2, whole genome shotgun sequence DNA segment TAGGCGGTATGTTGAACCTTTTGAAAGAACGGAAACGACACTGGCAGCGATTACCAGAGCAAGATGAACCTCTATATGAAAGttcgaaagaagaagagttcAATCACCGATACTACTTATTGTAAGTCTTTACCGAAATCTATCTCCATCCTTAGCTGCCTTAGATGTACAAATCAACGCATCGCCACTAGGCGTGTACTCATGCTTAAGTAGATTacattctctcttcacccGAAACATGAGTAGACTCCTTAATAGTATGCGCTGCGACGAAGTTTCACAAACTTATCACGCCGTGCATTCCGAGAAGCTTCTAGCCTTGGCAAGTCGGCTGGACCATGTGGAGAAGAATTGCGATCTCTCGCTCAAGCTTGATGCCCTATGCTTAATGCCATTCCTTTCACGATCCCCACATACAGGGACAATCTCGCCTTGGATTGATGGCACAGATACGGTTCGTGACCTGCGAGACCTAACAGACAGTCTTGACATGATCCGATCGAAGCGAAGCTTCTCCGCATCAGAAAACGAGTTTGCCTCGGCATGTGCAAATGGAGTTGCATCAAAGCTACACGTTCAATATATTGCTTCACATATCGCATCCATCTCGCCAAAGATGCGGAGACAAATGTCAACAGAGGCAGTAAAAGTACTGAAGTCAACATGGTGTGGCTTGTACAGCGCCACTAGCTTATATCTACACTACGTACTAGGGTTTCGAAGTTGCTCAGAGGAGACGTTGGACGATTACGTTTTTCATATTTTGAGGGATGCTCTGATCCGCCATTTCGCGAAAGCGAAGGATTGCATGGGAGCGGATGGGTGTCTACTATTTTGGCAAATATTCCTCGGTGCAATTAGCGTGGAGATCAGATTCCGGCGATCTGCCTCCATGGGCTCAGAACTTCATACCCTCGATTCAGATATATTAGAGTTTTTCGACAAAGGTATTCGACGGTGGAGTCAAGCTTGTCATATCAGACAATGGGTTGATGCTAGAGCTACCCTTCAAAATATCGCGTGGCCAATCATATATGCCGAGGAACACATAGCAAAGGCGGTTTGGGAACGAGCTCATTTCTCATAGTTTCCGCTCGATGATCAATAAATGCCCCCCTGAAAACAATGTTTTGATTGGACTAGGTGATTATGAAGCTAATCAACCGCAGGAGGCAGACTTGCGTTGTCTTGTAGTTCGCCCAAGCAGCACCGCCTTTCTCCAGCGGTGGGCTGATTCTCGAAGTTCGCTTATTCGTCCAGAATAGGCTTAGCATTGCATCGACATGTGCGTCGGGCACTCCATTGCAAGGACGAGATCCAGCACTATGTGGATTCCGAAGTCTGGAGTCGTTAGTCAACAGTCTCGTAGCTACCGCTATATAAAAGATGCGCCGTCACGTCCAATTGTGAAAGTCAGACCTGAGCAGAACACTCCGTTCCTCTATCACTCAACCGTCACCATGCCTTATCTCACGAAAGAGGAACTCGAAGCTATCTTCGCTAATCAACCGCTTGCGAACGGCGGACCTTTTTGGACCCGCGTAGCAGAGGATGTCGATTGGACTATTATGGGTAGTGGCCCAGGCACTGGACATTTCACCAACCTGACCGAGCTTCGGGCCAACACAATTGAAAAGTTAATGAAAGCCCTTCAAGGCCCACTGGAATTGAAGATAGTGCATGTTTTCTTCGGGGGCGAGAATTACGAGTGGACGACAATGGAGCTAGAAGCTCGCGGTATTCGAAAATCGGGTGAGAtcttttgtctcttcaacttgatggagatggcggagTCCCGCGACACACAGCTAACTCTTACTAGGCAAAGAGTACATGAACCGCTATGCTTTAGTAATCAAGTGGAATGACGAGGGTAAAGTGATTGCTGTTAGAGATTACCTTGACACTGCCCTGATTGCAGAGGTCTGGaaggaagctgaagaaatggGCATATGTTAGTATAAAGATGGTGAGTTAGGTCTTCTGGAGATTGTATTTGTTATCAACATGCGAGAATTGGTAAAGCTGCAATAAAACGGTACAGCCTCCTATCTCCCAAGTATACTATCCGTGAAAATTGAGTCAGTATTGTGATTCAAAAAGTCCGGAACTCATGCTACGTTGCCTTATTCGGGCACcataaaagtaaaagagaaaaggaacaGGTATCATCACAGCAGAGATAAAGCCGAAGATGCTGATCCCCCAACTAACACCCATTGCCTCCAACATTGGATTGCCGAATAAAGCGGATGCAGCAGCGAAGATAGATCGCATGAAGGTCGTGATTGAGattgcagaagctgcatATTTCGGAAAAGTATCCATGAGGTAGTTGACGCAACCCTGGAAGATGACTAGGAACCCGAAACCGAGTAAGACCAGCGCGAAGCAGGGGACAATCCAATGGACTGGGCTGGCTGCAGTCcagccaaagagaaaaattcCAGCGCATAAGAGGACAGAACCCGGTAACGTAGTGACCAGCCTTGCCTCTGGTACTGGTTTACCGTTGTTTGCCTTCATCCTCTTAACGTATCCGCGGCTATTGAGTATATTGGCGAGCCCCCCAATCACAATTCCCAGCATGAGCGCCAGGAACGGGAGTTCCGCGGGCACACGTGGCCAGCCACGATGGTCTCCAAAACTGACTGGGATTGCTGCTAGGCAAAGGTACGATAACTCGAAGACAAAGGAACCGTAAAAGGCCATTAGAAAGCAAGTGAGATTTCTCAGCAGCTGGAACGGTCGAATGAGGTATTTCACGGCAATGCCATGCAAGTTCACTGGCCACTCCTCATGTTGTGCATGCAGTGCCCAATTCTTAGTCTCAAATCTCAGTCTCCGTGCCTTGCTAGTCAATATAGCTGGTGCATACGTCTCGTCTAATAACAGCATGACGAACATGCTCATCACGAGCATCCACACGCAGCAGAGCTTTCCCGCCATTACTCTGATTAGTATACGCATTAGTAGATTATATTGGCTTGCGCTTAACTCACATATTCTGTCCACCTCCACTTGTCGTGTAGCGCAGCTCCTACAACTGGCCCAAGCACCGGCCCGCTAGCCGTGCAAAATGAGTAAAACACGAGGGCTATCCCTCGCTGTTGTGGCGTCCATATATCACCGATCACACCCTATAGATCAGTCACATACGTATTATCAGCATGGGTTATGGCAATAAATCCCACGGAAACAACTAGTGACTTACACCGCTATTGGTAACTGGTGCTGACCCAAACAAGCCCATGAAAAAACGCATGATAATAAGCGTTTCGATATTGCTAGCTGTTGCGCAGCCGAGTGCAAATAGCCCTGATATGAAATATGGGATTGCCACGGTGTATTTTCTTCCGAATAATTCTGACAGAGGAGCCCAAACCATGGGCCCAACCGCAAATCTTTTCTGCATTAGCACTCGCATATCGATCGTCAAACTCCGTTGTAGTCTTACCCAACCATCATTAAACTAACAGTGAGCGTCACGACTGTTTCACTTTTCCCAAATTCTTTCTGGAGAGCTTTGGAAGTTGGAGAAATACTAAGAATAAAAGTGATTAATAGTGGCTTTGTATAAATGACTGCAGACAAGGGTATACATGCATGGCAGTGGCAAGAGTAGCACCCATTGTAGTAAATCCATACATTGCGGTAGTAATAATTTTCTTGTTCAGGGGCCAGTTCAGTGGCATATCCGGGTCGTCAAGGCCACTGAATCTAACAAGAGATCCATTCTCTTCGACTTGCGAGTCTTTCGCCAGCTCAGGTTTCTGGGTCATTGTGATGGTTCTGTGAGGGGCGAAAATCGAGTGAAGACAGGCACGGGAGATATTTTGAGATGAAACCAGTGGCTGTAATTTGACAATTTATATCGAATTTTCTTTGCGAAGTTGTTCTTGAAATCCACCTGAAGAGatccttttcccttttatTCAACCATCTTGTAAGTCGAGATGGGCTAGATAAACATGTGGAGGCAAATTGCCGAGTCCCGAGCCCGAGTCCCCGACAAACTGGAGAAGAATGTGGAGTCGATAGAGCTAATTATGATTGGCCTAGCATTGATGAGACCAATAGTTTCTGCCAAGCAAAACCCGAGAATCGATCGGCATCGTCGGGATATATGAGTTTCTCCATGGCATTGTGTATTGCGCACATATGGGTTTTACAATTGACTTGTATCaccaaggaaaaggcaaaattaATATGATGGCAGCGGAAGACGTTGCTAACCCTCGCCCTAGACGACCTCCTGTTGTATGCGATCAGTGTCGAATTCGGAAGTTGAAATGTGACCGAAAGTTTCCTTGTAATCGCTGTCTGAAGTCAGTGGACAAGAGAGTCTGCACATACACAAAGGCACCTCGCCCCAGAGACCTACCAGTTAGTTCTACAGAAAGCTCAGTTCTACGCCAGCCGGTACCCATAGCATCACCAGATATTAGCCTAGGCTCACCCCCAGGCCGAGAACAAAACTTGAATCCCGAAGATCCGCAAAGTCAACGCCTAGTATTAGATGAAAACAAAGCCAGTGAACTGTTTCCGTCATGGTGTTACCATGGGCAAGGAAGCTGGCAGAGTTTACTGAGAAGAGTaatccccccccccccccccccccccctttcgatctctcttttcctcttctccagacaTCATCTAGGTCGCTAAAGCTATTCAcatagatggatggattttaTGACTATGTCCATCAAGCAATTGTATCGTTACCAAGCACTCTTCAAGCACATAACGACATTGTGAACAAGATTACTCGCATTCCGAGGCAAGATGTGCCACCTCTTCGACGAGCTGAGCGGACCTATCTCTGTTCGCTGATTCCCCAACACGACACTGCTACGGAATTGATCAAAAATTACGAGACGTTCTGGGAAGTCAAATTTCGAATAATTTATATGCCTACATTTTGGAAGGAGTACCATCATCTACGACAAGATCCTTCGACGACTGCCTTGGAATATCCGGCCAAACTACTGCTCGTTTTGCTGCTTGGATATCAATTACAGCACGCTGGCGAAAATACTCCGTCTtctgaaagagaaaaattgCCTAGGCACACAGCTCTCCTATGGCTACAAGCCGTTGAGTCTTGGCTATTCACTCATTTAGAAGTGATTAAACCAACCCTGGGCGTGATTCAAGTACTCTGTCTTCTAGCCCTCCCCACTAGACCTCTTACAACCAATAACTGGCACTCATATGCCACTACAGGGTATTTGATGAAACTGGCAGTAGTGATGGGTCTTCATACGGATCCGGGGAAATTAGCCCATATCTCTGCTACCGAAACTGAACTGAGGAGGAGACTATGGGCTACGATTATGGAAATCGAAATATCCAATTCCTTGGATAGAGGTCTCGCGCCAATGTTTACACTGGAAATGTTCGACACGCTGGCGCCTGCGAACCTGAACGACCAAGATTTGGAAGAGGGCTGCTTAGGCGCCGCAGCCAATCTCCCAACGGATTGCTGGTTTCAAATAACATTGCTGCAATCACTCCCACTTAGACTTGAGGTGTGCCAAGCGCTCACCAGCCGCAAGTGTGAATTAACGTACCAGAAAGTACTCGATTTCGATACTGAGCTAAACAAAGCTTTATCACACTTGCACTCAACATCAAAAGATATGGTACCGATGCACCCAAGTCTTCTACAGGACCGGTGGCGAGCCCGTATTACTATCCTGGATTTGCATATTCGCCGTTGTCTTCTGGCTGTGCACCAAACCTTCGTCATTTATCCCAAAGATCAAAAAATGTTCCATTATTCCCGGATGGCCTGTCTCGACTCCGCGTCCGTCTTCTTGTCAGCCCAGGACACCTTAGTTCATGAAGAACTAACCAGCTCTCTGTTGCTATCAACACAGTTACACGCCTTCATCTTAACATGTTTCCTGCTGATGCAACATGCAGTGCCAGGTATGATGCATTGCCAGGATGTGTTAATCTTCTCAAATAGACTAACTATCTCATGTAGAGTCATTTGCAAGCCAAGGTAGCCTCTCCTCCATGTGTACCTCGTGGATCCAAACTCTACTTGAGAAAAGCAGGGATGCCGGTGCTAAAAATATCTATACCTATAAACGAGGTTTGAAAGAGTACACAATACAATGCTTCTTATTGCCATACAGTATATGTCGCCATTCTTCAACTCCTTACCCAGACCGTATGGAGGCGGCGTCCCAGAGATACGGCGATGTGTGTTCCGCATTTTCTCATTCCCTAGAGCCTGAAGGCTCTCAAGACGATACAACTCTATCATCATCTACTTTAGTTGATCATCGGCCCAGATCCTTATCCGATTTCCTGCAAGATCAACCCTCGGTACCAACGCTACATGAGGACGTTTCTTGGAACACCCTAAACAGCGTCGGCTCGAATGAATACTCGCTGGTGAGTCAGATCACAAATGATCTTGTAAGAAGTTTTTGACGATGATTCTCTCAATTGTAGGGGATAGATACGAGCATTGAGGACTTCTTGCTTGGTGTACTGGGAGAGCACGACGACGAGACTCATCTATATAACTATGCCAACCACGTATAACTCTGAGTGTACCTGCCTGTAATGAAGCCAAGCTCATGAGCGAACCGGATCTCCTGAACGAGTTCAATTTTTAACGGACCGCGTTCCCACTTAGCACGTCCAATTTGACCTCGCGAAGCTGATTGAGCAACCAAATGCTTCCCCGCGGAAAAGCTGTGGAGCATAAAGGTTGGGCAGATGGAGTGCAAGTTTAGATTCATTAATTTCTAGTCTCATTCCATTAGCGCCATTTTTGCGGTACTTTGGTAAGCTGTTTGGCCTCTCTTTTTGGTCCATACCACGAGTATAGTTGCTTTGGAgaaaggaagacgaggataGGTGATTTTCATGCATTTCTTGCCCACACTAATAAAGACTAAACGAATAGttcattttattttcatttccGAAGTAGCATCTTCTATTTTGGCCCATGATATGTAATACTAATAGCGCGGCAAGGCAAATGTCTACTTCGCCCGTCCAGCCGAGGTGAGATTTGCATCCAGCTCCCATAGCCCAGTCTTACGGCCGAAACATCGCCAACGCCCACATATCATCAGCACTAGCAAGATAGGGTAAGCTTTATCCTTTTGGAGTGGTAAGCATACGTAACAGTAACATGTTAGTGAGAATATCCGTGTAGATATAAGGTACGACAGAAGGCATCCATTTAATCCCTAAGCCGGGGTGAACTATATGACAAAGTGTCGACTACCAAGGAAATTACACATCTTTGTTCATAACAGTTCGCAATTATGCCGACCAAAACCTCATCTACCACCGATCCGCAAGCCTCTGACCCAATCGATCGAGACTACTATCTGCGCAAGCCAAAACCGCTCCCGTCGGATCCAGCCATACGTTCTCTAGCCCAGGCTGTGTTACGAGATGGATATGTAGTCATTCCCAACGCCTTTACAGAAGCAGAGGCCCttgaagcaaaagcagagaTTGATCGACTTCATGGTCATCGCCCACGCATTGGCCGCGATTCATTTGATGGGTTTAAGACGAATCGTATCTTCGCTTTGCTGAACAAGACGCGCGTGTTTGACAAATTTTGCCTGATACCCCAAGTCCACGCACTCAACAACTTCTTCCTTGACGATGATTACCTGATCTATATCATGGAGACAATTACTATCAACCCGGGCGAGAAGGCCCAAGTCCTTCATCACGATGATAGTGTCATTCGGCTGCCCAGACCTCGACCTCCTGTCACGGCTGCTACGATGATTGTGTTAGATGATTACACTGAGATGAATGGCGCCACAAGAATTATTCCCGGAAGCCATCTCTGGGGCAGTGACAGATTGGGCGAAGAGTCAGAAGCCAAGTCGGTCGTCTGTCCCAGGGGCAgtgttatttattttctcgGTACAACATGGCACTCTGGTGGAGCAAATAGGAGCGATAAGCCACGATATGCTGCAACGATTCAATACTGCCAGCCCTATATTCGACCGTTGGAGAACTTAATGCTGGCTGTTGATCCCAGAAAAGCACTTTCGGGCGAGATTCCGAAGAAGATTGTTGATATGATGGGTTATCGCAGTGCTATTCCTTTCGTGGGTTATGGTAAGCTATCCCGCTAATCAAGACATGTCCTCCGTCACGAGTCATAGAGAGCAAATGCTAACGACGAGTTATTAAAGCCGATGGCCTCAATCCTAAAAAAGCCACAAATAGGTTGATCCGATGGTTACAGGGTCCTGTAGACTACAACCCTCCCACCtttgccaaagaagctggtgaaaaagaaaacagaatcCTAAGCAAGTTGTGAAGCGTCCAATATCTCTTCGGGGGGGACAGCGGTGTCCCCTTGCCTGATCCAACAAAAATAAGACAGACCAACTGAACTACGAAGAGCCGAATTCCAGCCGCAAGCTATCTTGTATCA contains these protein-coding regions:
- a CDS encoding major facilitator superfamily domain-containing protein gives rise to the protein MTQKPELAKDSQVEENGSLVRFSGLDDPDMPLNWPLNKKIITTAMYGFTTMGATLATAMHGVIGDIWTPQQRGIALVFYSFCTASGPVLGPVVGAALHDKWRWTEYSNGGKALLRVDARDEHVRHAVIRRDVCTSYID
- a CDS encoding phytanoyl-CoA dioxygenase (PhyH) domain-containing protein translates to MPTKTSSTTDPQASDPIDRDYYLRKPKPLPSDPAIRSLAQAVLRDGYVVIPNAFTEAEALEAKAEIDRLHGHRPRIGRDSFDGFKTNRIFALLNKTRVFDKFCLIPQVHALNNFFLDDDYLIYIMETITINPGEKAQVLHHDDNDYTEMNGATRIIPGSHLWGSDRLGEESEAKSVVCPRGSVIYFLGTTWHSGGANRSDKPRYAATIQYCQPYIRPLENLMLAVDPRKALSGEIPKKIVDMMGYRSAIPFVGYADGLNPKKATNRLIRWLQGPVDYNPPTFAKEAGEKENRILSKL